In one window of Hevea brasiliensis isolate MT/VB/25A 57/8 chromosome 10, ASM3005281v1, whole genome shotgun sequence DNA:
- the LOC110661063 gene encoding triacylglycerol lipase 2 isoform X1, with protein sequence MANSLTLIIFISILFCGSAAGNRAKLFPAKSHGSIAAVVPEDTDGICKSMVEKHNYVCEEHTVTTQDGYILSLQRIPVGRSGEFPGNRPPVLLQHGLLMDGITWLLLPPEQSLAFLLADNGYDVWLANTRGTKYSRGHISLSPYDPAYWDWSWDELVAYDLPATYKYVHVQTGQKLHYVGHSLGTLIALASFSKSQVLNMLRSAALLCPIAYVGQMTSPLARNSAQNFLAETLYRWGILEFDPRGESVIKFLKDICKRTGIDCTNLLTSFTGQNCCLNSSIVDVFLDHEPQSSSTKNMMHLSQMIREGTITMFNYNNKDENRKHYGQPTPPVYKMTNIPKHLPLFLSNGGADALSDVNDVQLLLDSLKDHDGDKLVIQYRADYAHADYVMGENAKQDVYEPLIAFFKLQ encoded by the exons ATGGCCAATAGCTTAaccttaataatatttatatctaTACTTTTCTGTGGGTCAGCAGCTGGAAATAGAGCAAAGTTGTTTCCAGCCAAAAGTCACGGGAGCATAGCTGCAGTGGTTCCAGAAGACACTGATGGCATTTGCAAATCAATGGTTGAGAAGCACAACTATGTCTGTGAAGAGCATACG GTCACAACACAAGATGGTTATATTCTCAGTTTGCAGAGAATCCCAGTTGGGAGGTCCGGCGAGTTCCCAGGGAACAGACCACCTGTTCTGTTGCAGCATGGACTACTAATG GATGGAATAACCTGGCTGCTATTACCACCAGAACAATCTTTAGCATTCCTCTTGGCCGATAATGGTTATGATGTGTGGCTAGCTAACACTCGGGGAACGAAATATAGCCGTGGCCATATATCACTTAGTCCATATGATCCT GCCTATTGGGATTGGTCATGGGATGAACTGGTAGCTTATGATCTTCCTGCTACATATAAGTATGTTCATGTTCAAACGGGACAAAAACTGCACTATGTTGGACATTCACTG GGTACTTTGATTGCTCTGGCTTCCTTTTCAAAGAGTCAAGTATTGAACATGTTGAGATCAGCTGCCTTACTTTGCCCAATTGCTTATGTTGGTCAGATGACCTCCCCACTTGCAAGAAATTCTGCTCAAAATTTTCTTGCTGAG ACTTTATACCGGTGGGGTATTCTCGAATTTGATCCAAGAGG GGAATCCGTAATCAAATTTCTCAAGGACATATGTAAAAGAACAGGTATTGATTGCACCAACTTGTTGACTTCTTTCACAG GCCAGAATTGTTGCCTGAATTCCTCCATTGTAGATGTCTTTCTAGACCATGAGCCTCAGTCATCATCTACAAAGAACATGATGCATCTGTCTCAGA TGATTAGAGAAGGAACAATAACAATGTTCAATTACAATAATAAGGATGAGAACAGGAAACACTATGGGCAGCCAACTCCTCCAGTGTACAAGATGACAAATATTCCCAAACACCTTCCTCTCTTCCTCAGCAATGGAGGGGCAGATGCACTGTCTGATGTTAACGACGTACAACTCTTGCTCGATAGCCTGAAGGATCATGATGGAGATAAGCTTGTAATTCAATACAGAGCTGACTATGCTCATGCAGATTATGTTATGGGAGAAAATGCTAAGCAAGACGTATATGAGCCTCTCATTGCTTTCTTTAAACTTCAGTAA
- the LOC110661063 gene encoding triacylglycerol lipase 2 isoform X2, whose protein sequence is MANSLTLIIFISILFCGSAAGNRAKLFPAKSHGSIAAVVPEDTDGICKSMVEKHNYVCEEHTVTTQDGYILSLQRIPVGRSGEFPGNRPPVLLQHGLLMDGITWLLLPPEQSLAFLLADNGYDVWLANTRGTKYSRGHISLSPYDPAYWDWSWDELVAYDLPATYKYVHVQTGQKLHYVGHSLGTLIALASFSKSQVLNMLRSAALLCPIAYVGQMTSPLARNSAQNFLAETLYRWGILEFDPRGESVIKFLKDICKRTGQNCCLNSSIVDVFLDHEPQSSSTKNMMHLSQMIREGTITMFNYNNKDENRKHYGQPTPPVYKMTNIPKHLPLFLSNGGADALSDVNDVQLLLDSLKDHDGDKLVIQYRADYAHADYVMGENAKQDVYEPLIAFFKLQ, encoded by the exons ATGGCCAATAGCTTAaccttaataatatttatatctaTACTTTTCTGTGGGTCAGCAGCTGGAAATAGAGCAAAGTTGTTTCCAGCCAAAAGTCACGGGAGCATAGCTGCAGTGGTTCCAGAAGACACTGATGGCATTTGCAAATCAATGGTTGAGAAGCACAACTATGTCTGTGAAGAGCATACG GTCACAACACAAGATGGTTATATTCTCAGTTTGCAGAGAATCCCAGTTGGGAGGTCCGGCGAGTTCCCAGGGAACAGACCACCTGTTCTGTTGCAGCATGGACTACTAATG GATGGAATAACCTGGCTGCTATTACCACCAGAACAATCTTTAGCATTCCTCTTGGCCGATAATGGTTATGATGTGTGGCTAGCTAACACTCGGGGAACGAAATATAGCCGTGGCCATATATCACTTAGTCCATATGATCCT GCCTATTGGGATTGGTCATGGGATGAACTGGTAGCTTATGATCTTCCTGCTACATATAAGTATGTTCATGTTCAAACGGGACAAAAACTGCACTATGTTGGACATTCACTG GGTACTTTGATTGCTCTGGCTTCCTTTTCAAAGAGTCAAGTATTGAACATGTTGAGATCAGCTGCCTTACTTTGCCCAATTGCTTATGTTGGTCAGATGACCTCCCCACTTGCAAGAAATTCTGCTCAAAATTTTCTTGCTGAG ACTTTATACCGGTGGGGTATTCTCGAATTTGATCCAAGAGG GGAATCCGTAATCAAATTTCTCAAGGACATATGTAAAAGAACAG GCCAGAATTGTTGCCTGAATTCCTCCATTGTAGATGTCTTTCTAGACCATGAGCCTCAGTCATCATCTACAAAGAACATGATGCATCTGTCTCAGA TGATTAGAGAAGGAACAATAACAATGTTCAATTACAATAATAAGGATGAGAACAGGAAACACTATGGGCAGCCAACTCCTCCAGTGTACAAGATGACAAATATTCCCAAACACCTTCCTCTCTTCCTCAGCAATGGAGGGGCAGATGCACTGTCTGATGTTAACGACGTACAACTCTTGCTCGATAGCCTGAAGGATCATGATGGAGATAAGCTTGTAATTCAATACAGAGCTGACTATGCTCATGCAGATTATGTTATGGGAGAAAATGCTAAGCAAGACGTATATGAGCCTCTCATTGCTTTCTTTAAACTTCAGTAA